AGGGTATCCCATACATTTATTGGTAACATATAAGATTTGTTGTCTCATTTGATCAACAATCAGACGTTAAGTTTTACTTCGAGTTCAATAATGTGGTAAAATACACTGCTACCTAAGTAGTTCTGGAGTATTTAAATGCATATAATTCCAGAGAGCCTTTACGACATTGTATGAGACTGATTTGTATCTGTGCCATTTTAACCTTACAGAGGAAATGTTGTTTCACTGTGATAATGGTATGGCTCAGAATTCTTGCCATGCTTCACGTTTAAGATAAGATAGATGTTACTTATTAATAGATTTTGGTTGTTACAGATTATATTTAACTAATGATATTGAATTGCCGCTCTAAGGTACAATGTCTGGACCAAGTTCCTTTTGGGCTAAGTGCATGTGGTCCGATGGCCGTAGTGCCTTTCCTGTCTTTCTGTAGAGTTAATACTACTTCTCAAGGGTCCAGAATAACAGAACCTTTTAGTCAATCATTGTTCATTTAAACCAGGCTCAGAGACTGTCCCCTGAAGTCCATGTCAGACATCTTAGATATGAGAGCAAACGTATTATGTAGACAGATTTCAAAGAGGAGACTTAGAACACAAGAAGACGTGCTAAATGACCAAGTGCAGATAGCAATGTTGAACGAAATCGAGAAAACataagagagaatatttggacaaataaaattatgatgTTGACAAGATGTGTTCATCTAGTAGTTCGCAGAATTATCGATGAATTATCAATTGGTAAAATGTAAATGAGGAAAATGCGTGCCAGAGCTAGGATGAAATCACTACAGCCTTGATTTTAACTGAATGGAAAGAGGAAGCAAAACCTGATGATTGCAACACAAACATTCAGTATGCTTATTTTCAGTAAGCTggagagagaaactgacaaaaagcTTAGAGATGAGCATGCTAGCTTTAGAAAAGACATGAGTTATACAAATCAACAATTGGTGTTAAGAAATATTGTGCAGTAGTGCACTGAATTTAAGAATCCATTTCTGATGCCTTTTGTTGATTACAAGAAGGAGTTTGATCCCACTTATCAAACTATGTTCTGCAAATCATCATTATTGCATGTATGGAAGGTTGagcttttatttcttgatattatcAAAGATTAAGTAAGGTTCATGGTGATTTACACAAGCACTGAATTAAATGTCATTCAAGTTGCGATTTTGACCAACTCATGATTGGTAAAAAAGAAGTACTGTAATTTGATGGCGccaaagaaaattgttttagttCTTTAAAGATGAGTCTATACTGTAGTATGTCTAGGCTTAATTAACAGTTCTGCTAGACTACTTACCAACTGCTAGGAGCAATAGTAGGCAGGCTGTCTTCATATCTTGTGAAATTCGTTTTGTGACAACAGGAACTGTTGCACTAGGCGAAGTTTAAGGAGTCTTGGAAGAGAAATAGTGAAAAATTGTCTCAGCAGCTTCTTTATAACGGTTGTCCCAAGGCCCGTGATTAGCAGAGGCGCTGACAAAGATAACGGTCAACTTTAGTCACACGAGATCAGTTACGTTGTGAGGCGCATATAGTTTCTTATCTGCACTTATATTACATTCAAATACTTTGAAGAGGACTTTAAATGTTGTAATACCATTCCATCCACTTTTATGCTTAGTCATTTTTTTCAGCTTCGGGCTATGCGACCTATCAAAtttcgtttgttttattttcctactAATGCTCTGAAATCATCGTCCCGGTCTTCTGAAGCTTGACAACCTTGACAATGCTGAAGGtctatttcatttttagatgTTGTTTGATACTGAATAACAAGGTTTGGGCATTTTACTATGAATATTTACTTAGATATAATTATTATAGCTAGTTCTTCtggttttatatgtttatgtggATATTTTGTAGACTGCGTCATAGCCTATTCCAAACAGCGACAAATAAGTCGTAAGTACAAATAAAGGAAGTggccaaatgaaaatatattaaagcttTTCTACTTTCACACAGTAATGAGTCCACTGGAATATTTTATCACCTTCAGtcagaaatattgaaatattgctGTCATGGGGAAATGACTTGTAGATAACAAATAGTTATGTAATAGTTTACGTCAGATAATAGGTCAGGGCACAGATGATGGTACGCGGTAATGTGATTACATCATAGTGGTCTTCTAGTGAATTTGttgctcctttttcttttttcctttcgcCGTATTTTCTTACAGTTACAATGTGCAGCTTTAAACATAAAGTTGGCATATAGACCACTTGACTAGCCCTGGCCAGTCCTCATTTTTTAATCACCAAATGAAAATGTGTCCCAGTGATAACTTTTCGTTGTCATTTCTCTAATAAAGTTTTTCCACTGTAGCATCCTACGCAAACAAGCTCTAATGTCAACACGATCCAGTGTGTCTGCAACTGCtgctaattaatttttataaaaaaaaaaaaaaaattaaccacccTATGGCTGTTGAAAGGAAACCATCTGTATATCTATGAAATTTCTTATGGTATCTGCAAACACTAACACAAATGTTCCCACTGGTGACTACAATTCCCTGCATTGCCAGAGCATTATTTTAAAAGACGGTGACATATGAGTAACGAATATGAAACAAACTCGTGGCTAATTCCCGACAGATATGCGGAACTGTAATGCATTACAAGCAGGATTAGACACTTTGCTCTTACGACACCTTGTTTTCCCTAACAGTTGCTGTAGAAATTCcagaaatacatacatttactcctcgtagggggttagtgccatcagtgcacctcatgcggtgcgctgtaggcattacttaagatacTTTGCAGAATGCCTTCGGCCCCAAGGTGCaacctcttcattccttttactgtacctccatccatattctctttctttcattttattttccatcctctcctaaaaattgtttcctagtgtaactgcgaggttttcctcccgttatacctttaaaacctctttattttcaatttatgtttcattgctgaatgaccttaaatttaggcatttaacctaaattttatattccatttcattctcttcCTATACATTCACTCTTCACTTTAGGTTTTTCCTAACAACTTCTTTTGCAACCTTTGGACGTCCTGTCGTGAAGAGCTATTTCGAGAACTTTCGTAACAGCTGCCGACCGTAAccgataaaaatgaataatgctcTGCACTTCTGATTTGCATGCTTGCGTCTTTTATTCAGACTTCGCCTTTATCCCCGAGAACTTGTTTCGGTTTTCATGAACAGCTGGGAagttattcttttcctttaatataaAGGGTCTTCCTCATTGCACAAGTGCTTTAGAATGCAAATAGTAGCTAATGTATCTATTCTTTCATAAAGGTAATAGAATCTAAATTCaagcaaactttcttttttatctgtttatcagtttttatttgtcGTTCTCTTATTCTTGTCTGCATCCGTGTGTGCGTTCAGCCAGAAAGCCTCGACCTTGCATTTTACTTTGATCCTTAGTGCGATTGTTCAATACACACACCGTGGTCAGTGGTGGGATTTGAATGGTAAAACAATATTGCCAGACTTATCCTCCTCTGAATGCAAGTAACGCGACCGAACGTCTGATTACTCGTATAACCTATTTGTCGTCATTTCAAGGTAAAGAAAAATTTCAGAATAATATTAAAGTTGATTCTAATATGAAAATACTAGCACAACcaagaaatatgtttttaactGAGAAGTAGCGGAGATGTTTTCCATTAGTTTAGTTTTTGCCTTATCTATGAAAGTAAGGGATTAATGGTGGTTAATCCCTGGTAGAGGACTAGGAAAACTTAAAAACTCACAGTGATCATAACTCTTTGGGCACCCTTCCACTGACCCTTCACGAAAgatgttgaaaaatattgtgaataccCTGATCTGATATGGGCTGATGGAACAGCGTGAGTTATCCTTATCCAGAATAgcatattaatattgatatttatcagcaccctttttttttttttttttttgaaaccagAAAGCTCTTGGAACTCCTTCCAAGAATTAGAGATAAACTGAAGTTCTCATGAGAAGACCCAATAAACCAGGGAAAATCTGGCTGAGTACAATAAATCCAACTTTCCAGCCAGACAGACCATCAACGAAAGAGGGACGGATTAATGTAAcctctatttgtatttgtaacCTGTCATGGCCAGTTCCGTGTCTGCCGCTAGTGTTGCATAAGATATAGAACATCTAGGGgaagaagttcctcattgggcgggtcgCTATCGCACTCGGATGACACTCTGCTggacctgcgttcgattctccagccggccaatgcagaattagaggaatttatttctggtgatagaaattcatttctcagtataatgtagttcggattccacagtaagctgtaggtcccgtaaaataagtctaatccttcgggccagccctaggagagctgttaatcagctcagttgtctggttacactaaggtatacttaacttttttctaggGGAAGATCCTATAGCTAAGGACAGGTATGCATGTTTGAGTGTAAGCACAAAGTAACTTGACATGAAACTCCAGTTGAAGAGAATGATGATCAGACAGCTGGCAGCTTACATCCATTTTTAGAAGGCACTTTTGAGTGCTACCTAGTGTACAGTATGTCAATGTAGGTTTACTCCATGACTTTGTCATTTCATATTGTTAATATAAATCTGCCATTACTTTTAATACAGTTTACAACTCGTGTGTTAGTTGTAATGTATTTCATAGTATTTTATCCCTGTATTGCACATGCAAATTGTGGTACTTGTCAACTAAATTATTGCTGAATCTAAAGAATGATCTGTAAGAAAATGTCGTTTTATCTCTTGACAAAGAGAGACGAAGTCTATTTTCCGTACAAGATTGAAACTGACAGCAATTGTCACGGCATTTGTATTAAAGTGATAAATACGCCCATTGACCCTTAAACTCATTGATGACCTTACAGACCATTTAAAGATACAATGCACTTTACAAATATGATGACCGACCTTTTGTACACAAGCCAGAATTTTGGAAATATAAGACAGACTAAGTGTGGAGCtgttcattttataatatatacagtatactgtacatattgcgAGTGGTTTAACCCGAACCTGCCTTCACCAATATTAGGCCGGTTACTTACAATGATTGACTTCTCAACGCAATACACATTTATTTAAGTGTTATTTTGTGATTATGGCAACgagaaattacttttcaaatgGTTATATAAAATCTTGCTTAAATTCTCCATAACGACTAAACACAATTATGCAaagttacatattaaaaaaaaagttttctccaCCTCACAAGGAAATCTTTACAAATTTTCAAGGTCAAGTTATAACTTGCCTGTAGGGTCCGCGAAATTCTGCCTGTAAGGAATGTTCATGACATTTCCTTCTCAGTTTGCGTAATCGTTGCAGGcgaatttagaattctttatcACCTCGCATGTATCACCCATATAGAACAAAAGTGTAAAGTGTATCTTcatgtttcataaattttataaataatcatgTTTGAAGATTAGTTTACAAGAAAGATAACCTGTACCCTAGATGCTTTTAATACAAGCctattgcaatgaattttaaattattaaggTAGCAACACTAAAGTGAACTATGCTTTAGAAAGTATGCATTTATCATATGTGCCGCAATTTATTGGAGAAGTATGTTCAAACTGCTATTTAACCACTCTGTGTAAAATCTGAAGTGAAGGAAGTATTTGATGCTACACTTATCATACGATATTTATTTTTCGGAATCTTAATGAAACTCGGGTCATAACTGCATATACACACTTTACTGACATTTACAGCACCTgccttaagaaaataataaattataaatcataCCATAAATTACTATTCGGACCTTTAATAAGACCTTTAACACAAAGACAGTGTAAGtctggaagaaaatataattttcacttgAGGACAGCATCGTCTGTATTCAAGTTACATTACTTTACTCATTGTCCAAGACTTATAAATGTGGGTAAGCACTGCCAAGAAGGGTTTTTCCGTCGTACTTATATGTCCACGTCTGAATCTTGAACTGGTGTCCCCTCATCTGAACTGGGCAGAGGGAGTCAGGTCTAGCCAAGAAGCACACTGTGTACACGGCTATCTCGAATTCTGGAGACGTGGCTATGAATGAGCTGCCGACGCTTTTCTTGTAGTTACGCCATTCAAAGTGATCTTCAAGGACCAGGCcctatattataataataatgattttaacatTGCCACATCAGTATTCTTAAGGGATCTAATATTTAATGACAATATTTCATTTGCATGAAAACAAGATGTCATataacttgaaaacaaaagataaatgacaAACAGTCGTGCCACATTTCCAGCAAGTGTATAAAAGATGAAGTGTCAACATCAAGGTCTGGACAGTTTATTCTTGATTGTGCAACCATTGtacccaaacagaaaaaaaaatttatctgtgAATTATAAAGAAGTCAGTTTTTAAAATATCAGTCATGattgaaaagaatttctgttcTTAGCTGAGCTGAAAGAGAGACTAACCTTTTCGCCAAAATCCTTCATTTTACTCCAGCCGCCGTAGTCAAGATTACCGGCGCTTTCCTCCGTGTAGAAATAGACCCAGTTGTGGAACCCGGAGACAGcacctttctttatttcccctaCAAAGGCGTGCTCGAAACCTGAGGAGCCAAGAGCACTGCCGCTACCCCGAGGGTAAAAATCAAACCAaatctcctttattttgtttctcagaCTACCAGTGCAGAGTcctgtaatgaaaatataaccgatataagaaaaaaggagaagccattaaatgtatttgaatttatatgagtgttatacatactttttatttatgtatttgaataTGAGCAGCACACTTAGGTATATGATGCGCTGATATTTAGCACAGTTGGTACTGCAATACTTTTCCCATATTCCATCTTTCCCAACACTGATTTCTTCATATAAAGATTTTGGgtggattattttgttttataaccgCTATAGCGGATTGTAATTTAATTAGAAAACACTGTTTTAATTAGAGTATATGGCATTCACAAGCCTGATTATGCTGAACGCAGTAACTTAgtatcatttctcacttttttcGTAAAGGAaatcatttgtcattttcatgaccTTTGTGGCCATGATGGCGTCAAGGAAATCCTCTAGTTCAGCAGCTTCTCCAGGCTCTTCGACTTCGCCTTCGTTGACGTCTGGGATGTAATTGTCTTGAAGGGCGATCAGGGCAGAAATAGTGGGACCGCTCAAAGCTTCTGGAGGTACATGTGTAAAGAATCTGAAAAGAGAATCCCGAATCAAAAATGAATAAGGGATAGTTGCCAGCGTAACTCTTCAAATAAAAGAGTTAAGTCCCTATCGCTCATGAATGAAGGGGAGTAAGTTCTAAATCTTGAATGTCCTATAAAAAAGGATCAGAGTGTGAATAGAAATATTACCGAAGAGAAATTACATGCTGGTATTTTACTGTAAAGGCGTGGCTCAAATATTAAGCATCTAGAAAATTGCAAATATCCCAACTATAAGCAATGTGGCCTTGTGTTGTAAAGTAGTCGTTCTACCATGATATTAACATTCTAGGTTTACAGACTATTTCTAAACAAGTTTAGGCAGACAGTAATTCAGACTTTTCAAAGCAAATCTTTTCTGCTCAACTATGCCATATAATGAAGGGGTTATTCGCCTACTTTCTATATTTCCATTGAATTGTTTCCTGCTATGGTAAACACATCAAACCCTCTGAGATCATGTCGTCAGAAACAATCAATAGTGGACGGTAGAAATTCGCAAATTTATTACTTGGATAGTAACACAGGTCTGGTTTTAAACATTAAGTCTTCGTAGGGTGAACACTTCGGTTACTAAGGCAAACGGTTGTCTGAATGAAGCCAAAATactctttcttgctttttttaacaaaaggaaaTCAACTACACGTAGCATTTGCGGAGAAACACCAGTTTATCTTCAGTCTTCAACAATAACCCGGCTGGGTATCCTAACTCCAGCTGTGTCGCGATTAGactcgtatatactgtacatgctagCGACACTGACTGACAAAGAAAATCGTTCACAACCGTAAAAGTGTAAATAGCTGGTTTTACATGGCTTTTGAaaggataaaaacattttttcgtaTGCTTATGGCAGCATTTGTCGATCGGAAAGCTATGTTATCTCATTTAGATGCCATACGGTTCcgaaaaagtataatatatatgtttacatatcaCTAACATCTGCTCCAGCACCAAATACATATAGTACGTGAGAATATCACACGTAGTATTCCCTAGGTCACCAACCATATCTTCACCGAAAAACAAGTTTGTATTCTATAGCATATGTTGGTAAAAAAGGCTGTTTACTTTCGGCCTCTAATGATACTTCGTCATTTTGAATGACGCTTAAAATTTGAAGGATTGTGAAAGTCTTTGATTTCCCGAACGGTACTAAAAATTCAAGAAACTAGTAGTCTCAACTGAGATATACCTCCTTGTATAGTAGAATGTCATCTCATTTAAGACCTGAAAGCAACACTTTTTGTTATAGAAACAGTCATTAGGCAATTAGGCTCATGACCCAAAAGTTATGTGGGTCAGAATGATAAATCACCACTTGAATATGTTCTGATTATTCACTTTAAGAagattagtgaaaaaaatatgttagtaAATTTGGAAAGTGTCATGAGTTCTACTATTATGACATTTTACTGCACTGGTTACTCATTGCTTTTTAACCCAATACACagaaaaacagcaaagaaaattGGTGCTTGCTTCTATTGATGTTTCACTTTCATACTTGAGCCAAATGCTTTCCAGTGGAAAATTAAAGCTGAAAGTTGAGACTAGGATGTCGACAGATACCATGTTTGGGTCATAAACACATTGTTGGCGGTGATGTTCGTGCTGTATGGGGATTTGCCAACGTCATTCTTTTCTGTTAGACAGCTGGGAAATTGTAACCTTCTGTTTTGAACTTCAGTATCAAATTTCATATCAGTATCCTTCAACTGTAAGTTACTATGACCAAATATTTCGACGTCATTTTACGATCATAGTAGTACTCACGGAAGCTAGATAAAAAGGGATCATATTTCAAAGTACCCGAAGTATTTTTACACACTTACGGTCCAGGTGCCACATCCTCAGATGTGCTGCTTTTACCCTGAGGATCAACAGTGATCAGGGTTCCGACGTTATTCACGTCGAAAGACAAAAGGGCCTCAGTTAGATCCCTGAGCTCATTGTCCGTGACACCCTCGCCACCTGGAAAAGCAAGttaaaaattatgatgattttgttGAAGCTTTAACCATATAACTTATTCTCAGTATTTTTCTTGATAAGAAGGTGTCTGTCCATCTCGTGCATAGTCTTTAAATATCCCGTCCATTGCAACGTCCCCTCTCGCTCGATCTAAACCACTTTCTTTCTTCGAATCTCCTTCCTATCACTTACTAGTTTCATGTCTAAAACATCGAAATCTAGTCTGTTACATATTAGGGTGCTCTTCTTTCTGTCCCTTAACCTTTGTTATCTCTATGATTGTAATGCTAAGCACAATGAATGGCGGGGTTTCAGTGTTGCTGATCAGCATGCAGGTCTCTTCTTGAATTTAGTAGcagaaaacgtaaaataaaatagttactGAATCTTCAAGTAATGAAAAG
This Macrobrachium rosenbergii isolate ZJJX-2024 chromosome 42, ASM4041242v1, whole genome shotgun sequence DNA region includes the following protein-coding sequences:
- the LOC136827931 gene encoding uridylate-specific endoribonuclease-like gives rise to the protein MKTICLVLLVAAGAYSSSCFGRCGEKDLSQPCQCNSSCKTFYDCCKDYFEICFSCQDRCGEAYLSSKPCQCNNKCPSHGNCCDDYNDLCGGGEGVTDNELRDLTEALLSFDVNNVGTLITVDPQGKSSTSEDVAPGPFFTHVPPEALSGPTISALIALQDNYIPDVNEGEVEEPGEAAELEDFLDAIMATKVMKMTNDFLYEKRLCTGSLRNKIKEIWFDFYPRGSGSALGSSGFEHAFVGEIKKGAVSGFHNWVYFYTEESAGNLDYGGWSKMKDFGEKGLVLEDHFEWRNYKKSVGSSFIATSPEFEIAVYTVCFLARPDSLCPVQMRGHQFKIQTWTYKYDGKTLLGSAYPHL